One window from the genome of Alkalihalobacillus sp. LMS6 encodes:
- a CDS encoding YitT family protein: MRYVLILFLGCLLISVGINFFFVSYHLLDGGIIGVGLIAHYLWNVPVGMTIIVVSIPIYIFAWIYYRPFFFNSLAGVIVSSIMIDFFAAFIPETPILGPLASAVIGGLMLGIGAGIMFLLDISTGGFDLLAQMISAKTTWNVGVLIVGFDLAAVVAGIPVITFDEIILSTIAVIATGFATTVITAVGGVNAHPRPPLSV, encoded by the coding sequence TTGCGCTACGTACTAATTTTATTTTTAGGCTGTCTACTTATTAGTGTCGGGATTAACTTCTTCTTCGTTTCTTATCATTTGTTAGATGGAGGCATTATAGGTGTCGGCTTAATTGCACACTATTTATGGAATGTACCTGTTGGGATGACGATTATCGTTGTTAGCATCCCTATTTATATCTTCGCATGGATTTACTATCGACCGTTCTTTTTTAATTCTCTAGCCGGTGTTATTGTATCCTCTATAATGATTGACTTTTTTGCTGCTTTCATTCCAGAAACCCCTATACTTGGTCCATTAGCAAGTGCGGTTATTGGCGGCTTAATGTTAGGGATTGGTGCCGGTATCATGTTTTTACTCGATATTAGTACAGGCGGTTTCGATCTTCTCGCTCAAATGATTTCAGCAAAAACGACTTGGAATGTCGGTGTCCTTATTGTTGGTTTTGATTTAGCTGCCGTTGTAGCAGGTATCCCAGTTATTACCTTTGATGAAATTATCCTTTCTACCATTGCTGTTATTGCAACTGGCTTTGCCA
- a CDS encoding rhomboid family intramembrane serine protease, whose protein sequence is MFFRNETFSSYIRNYPIVSTIIALNVVIFVLMTLFPVIREAGIGFNLAISYGEYWRLVTPIFLHSDLFHLAFNMGALLIFGPAVESMIKKWKFVLLYLLPGVLANIVTFFLQDPFYLHLGASGSIYGLFGVYLYIYLYRNDLISRQTSQIIVPLVIIGVIMTFINPGISITGHIFGLVSGGLLAPLFLIGATTPFVYRTRTRKAYIDEDEVSFNPDRWKNRERNKKIKIALIVVAVLLFLGFVFLQSIPQ, encoded by the coding sequence ATGTTTTTTCGAAATGAGACGTTTTCTTCTTATATAAGAAATTACCCTATCGTCTCCACTATTATTGCGCTAAACGTCGTGATCTTTGTGTTAATGACTCTTTTTCCCGTTATTCGTGAAGCTGGGATCGGCTTTAACTTAGCAATTTCTTATGGGGAGTATTGGAGGCTGGTAACACCAATTTTTCTCCATAGCGATCTGTTTCACCTTGCCTTTAACATGGGCGCACTTTTGATTTTCGGCCCTGCTGTTGAGTCGATGATTAAAAAGTGGAAATTTGTTCTCCTATACTTGTTACCAGGTGTACTTGCTAATATCGTCACATTCTTCCTTCAAGATCCTTTTTACCTACACCTTGGTGCGTCAGGTTCTATCTATGGTTTATTTGGTGTTTATTTGTACATTTATTTATACCGTAATGATCTCATTAGCAGACAAACATCGCAAATCATCGTTCCTCTTGTGATTATAGGTGTCATTATGACGTTCATCAATCCAGGCATTAGTATTACTGGTCATATCTTCGGTCTCGTTTCAGGCGGCTTACTTGCTCCACTGTTTTTAATTGGCGCCACAACCCCATTCGTCTATCGAACACGGACACGCAAAGCTTATATTGACGAAGACGAAGTGTCGTTTAATCCAGACCGTTGGAAAAATCGAGAACGAAACAAAAAGATTAAAATTGCGTTGATCGTCGTTGCTGTTCTTTTATTTTTGGGATTTGTCTTTTTACAATCCATTCCACAGTAA